One Pomacea canaliculata isolate SZHN2017 linkage group LG1, ASM307304v1, whole genome shotgun sequence genomic window, ATGATAATTGCCTACTTATTATAACAAATGTTTTCCCCATAGTCTTGCTGCCACTGTTAGCACTAAGGAGAAAGTGATGCAATTACCTTTGGAAAGCTGTCAGCCAAGGCATCATAGTTGGGTGGCACAGGTGACAGGAACTTAGGGCAGGCAAATGAAAAGCATGTCTCAAATTCCTGCAGGTCACTGtatgaattaaaatgttaaggcagttaatattttttaataaaggtAATGCAATATCAATAAACACCCTACTTTTTCAGTTCAAATCACATGAATTCTCTTGATACATATCTTTCAAAATAACACGGCTTGCTAACATtaatttgagagaaaaaaaatctgattgcAAAGATACAATCAAATTATCTAGCTAATGTGATATAAATGCACTGACTTTAAATCTCTGAGCAAAACTCAAACACAGACTAAGTATGTCCATGCACAAACGTTAACATACCTTTTCTGCATGCGAAGCATCTTGTCAGCATACTTTTCACGAAGCTGTGAGTGTACACTCTCATCAATTCGCATGGGATGAAGAACAAGGCAAATGGCCAGGAGGGTGTACATCTTGTCATTGTTCTTGGTTATCTGAATGatgtatatttatttcaaatttgcAAACTAGTTAGTAGATAAAAGTTAAAGGTAGTCCTGCAACTATATAGCTGGGAGCAAGGTGTTTAGACTGGATTTAAAGTggtgatacatttttttccccctgtaaGGATGGTGCCATATCTCCTCGCTTtttaccttctccaaccctcCGAGAGATCAACTTACAACCAGCTAGGGCAACTGGAGATCAACTTACAACCAGCTAGGGCAACTGGGGCGTGTACTTGGATACAAAATCATCTAGTGTGTGCACTCAGCCTTGCATGATGGTGCTCTAACTGCTCAGCTATATTTCCCCCttcaataataatactaataatacaCATTTCCAAGACCAGCCAAGATCAAAATGTTctacacacaaaagcacaaaaaaaaaaaaaaatgcagtgtaAACATAACAGCATGTGAGAATGACACTTCCCTTTCTTTCGTCTTCACCTGAACAACTGTCCCTCATTTATTCAGGGCATAGCATTGGAAAACTTGAGTTCCGCTTACAGGGTCGGGGTCCAGGGGCCGACGTACCCCTGGTGGGGTGTAGGGGCAAAACCCCTACTGGGGGGTCAGCtgaaagattttcagtttttgaagcattaatttcacccttttcctgcaacgttttgcaaatattttcattcacaataacattaacaagacacacacacacatgtataccaaaCATAAATCCATTGGGaccaatgaaacacacacacacaaattatacttatataattatttacttggctgtcaataaaactagcaggaattgtcacaatatcagcttgcgttggtttttttttctatgcactgtcaaaactaaagaatgaagacagctttgtttgcttctttggtttgtctgcgacaactgtcACAATGTTCAACTACTTGGTCAGCGTTTTGAATATCCTCCCAGCACCTTCTGgctgctgacaacattcactccttggttagcatcttcattatccttgacactttactaggctgtcaataaaactagcaggaattgtcacaatatcagtttgcattgttttcttttctatgcacagtcaaatctaaagaatgaagacatctttgcttgcttctttggtttgtctgcgacaactgcCACATCAACTAATTGGTCAGATATATCCTCCCCAGCATCCTCCtggctgttgacaacattatCCTTGACAGCATCTGCTTTCTGGCCGTTGACAACCCTTTCTTGGTCAGGATTGTCattctggctgtttgttttctgcttcttgctaGATTTTCTTTCGAGCACTGCTTCAtccagtattttccttttttcttttgctttagacGGCAGTTTCTGATCAGGTTCCAAGCCCATTTCATGGCAAAGTTTGTTCATGGTTTCCTGGTTtgtggcttttctttcttcattgtcaaTCCAAGCATTCCTCATGTTCTCAACTAGCTGCTTGCTCACAGGTTCTTTGATGGGGTCTGCCTTAGCAAAGTACTCCACTGCTGTTTTCTTGGCTGTAGCCAgtcttgacttcacagtctgCATGGCCATGTATGTGTCAACATCCATGTTGGTCTTTTCCTTGGACAGGATCTTTCCCATCTCGCTGAAGGTGGATTCCACAATTGGGCCATGGAAGCAACTGAGCAAGGCTTTTGCTGCTGCACACAGGAGAGGAAACCTGTCCTGCGAAactccaccccaccacacatCCACAGGTGCATCTTCTGAGGCACTGCTTGGACTCACGTCGTAGGTGTACTTGCCATCGTCGAACGTAccacaagcttttttctttgtactcgcAAATGCCGCGCAGCGTAAGAACTGACTAAAGCCAACACGTGTGGCGCGCAAAGGAAGtaacacaaaatgcaagaatcGGAGACCGTTTGGGAACCGGAGACCGTTTGAGTACAAAATGTGCTACTGACGAGGCGAGCGCGATCGGCGTACGCTACTTCGAAATCGGCGTAAGTCAGAAGTCAAGTCGGCGTAAATGCGCCGAACGGCGTACAATGCTATGCCCTGTTTATTTTCACATGTCCACACCATGTACAGATGTGAAGATACAGTACAAAGTTCACCTGCAATGGTCCTTTCACCCCCGCattacataaaacataaaaagaatacACCAGCAGAATCACCTGATCATAAAGCTGAGTTCTGCTTTGGAACATCTGCTTTGTGCGCTGGATATACAGCAGTATGTTGGAAAAAGTGCGGATGGCATCCTGATAGCGCCGCATCATCAAATAGGCAAAGCCTACATAGTAGAAAGTTGTCATCTGGCAGGTGGGCACACGCGAGTAAAGGTTCTGTTGCAGGAAAATATGCCAAAAGCAACTTGTCCATATATTCTCATTTCACTGTATTAAATACATTATATAGTTTTCATTCTGctttcaaaacattctttgcaGAATTAAAAAGCACtgaacttctttttctttgcttgattGTAGTCATGCTACATGatcacctttttctttcatgatcTAATTTTCCACCAGAAGACTTAATGTTTTGAAGCAAAGTTGTTGAGAATACCATGTAAGAAAATGGAATCAAGAAGATGCAGATTAGAAAATTAATCTTGAGAGTGGTTTCTTTGCACATATTTTTAATACAGGTGTAACTTACCTTCTTGTTGAAGTCAATGTTTTCAAGAACTTTAAGAGCTTGGTAGTAGTCACCAAGCAGAGAGTGCAGTCGCAGGAGACCTATGAGGCTGAAATAACCCAACATCTTGTACAGCGAGTTCTGGCCAAACTCTCCAGCTACACTGTCTGGGTCTCCtggtgacaggaaaaaaaaaaaaaccaacactgAAGCAACCTTTTCATTTCTGCATCAACAACTTGACACCAATCATTACCCccaaaatttctttgtttttaaggaTTTCTAATTCTTTtggtaacagaaaaataaaatataaaataactagcATGCAAAATGTGTTCAAATTCTATAATGAAAATATCAACCTTAGTCAACAGCTTTatgcaaaaatatacaattttgcaGTAAAGTTTAGACTTAAATCCACTTCATTTTAACTACATTGTTTTCCCCATAATTCTGAAAATTTCTGAACTGAGGACAGCTAGCTTGCATAAGAAAACAGGTCTACTCTATTTATGCAACCTGCACTCAGTCCGTATTCAAAACAACTTACCAAGAGCGCCTAACATTTTAACGCGTCAACATATTAATTAGGTTATGTGAGCAGTGagtaaagctaaaaaaaaacaaaaaaaacaaacaaacaaaaaagcactcGCCTCCATTAGCATAGACCTCCAGCTGCCGATTAATATTGGACTTTTCAACCAGAGAATGGAGGACGTTCAGCACACTGTGGACATTCCAGatctgggggaaaaaaaaccccactctTCTGATGTTACCATATAAAGCAATAACAACTTTATTAGACACCAGTGAAACTGCTTGCAAAGGTGCCACACAGCCTGGTGAATGCTGTGCTCTGTAGTTATCTCCCTATCACTTGGCACAGAAAATATCACTGCATACACCATCTCTGCTTTGACATCAACAGTTGTAACAAATTACACTGAAAGTTGTACATTTGTAAAAACAGCTAAAAGTGGCCTTTGTAATATAATGGTCTCACCTTAGGATTGGTCCTCAGAAATTCTATCTCATCTTCAGACTTCTTGCCAAGCTTGCTGCGGTACATAGTGAATGACTGGAActgagtaggaaaaaaaaaaataatgggagACTCTACCTACCAGAAGTTAAAAAAGAGCAATAAATAGCGAAATGTACCAGCGCAAATGGTAACGGTAAAATAATCAGGGAAACTATTCCAAAACATGATTAAATCTCTGGTTCCTgtagagcaggggtgtcaaacacccggcccgccatgaaattttacctggcccgcgaaagaagtTTAGTTAATCactgttaatggcccggcgacaagtaaaaggcaaacaacagaaaagttcccgtcgaggacagcaagagatgagatgagtttagtgaagtttgtacagaccaccaacagtgcactggtcaaatTACCCctgctcctgttgatgaccagaagggatggtgaaggcggggcccataaatctgacctttgacacgcgacaccctgtcctgaacacgggccgcgggtcgaagatttttagtacctgttaacttccctgaatcggtccgagatcaaagggtgactaggctcgaatcttgagcatgtttggcagtacatatttgtgtgagcaacttttctctatgatgaagatcaacaaaacatcacacaggagttgCCTTACTGATgcacacttgcagtccatcctgagactctccacacacagaaacttactccaaacataaacgaacttgttgccaagaaaagatgtcaaaacgtccacttctgacaaagtaaattaagaagaaaaactgctaatccttggtttgttattactttaattttgttttaatgtatgattttgtttacacaaattcaataacaaaaagtttagttttctactgttgaataaaaatttatcggacttaaataataaccttcagcccgccaccttgtgtacgatgtgacatttggccccctgggtaattgagtttgacacccctgctgtAGAGCAACACTGTATATTCAGgtctaaatatttatcttttgatACTTCAAAACATTACTACAAtcaagtaaaatttttttccaaatactAACTTTTCCAGGGactcaaaatcttttttcaaaatatcctGACTTTTCAACTATACTGATCTGTATGGACTCTGGTCAACAGATTCCTCTATTAGCTGCCTGTGGTCTGAGCTGAAATGTATATAAAGCTACCCTCCAAGGCCTTTTTTGTGTACTTATGCCATGATAGTGCTTGCACACAACCAttcttatctttgttttgtcttataATCATTGTCTAAAGCAAATCTGTATGCCTTATTAGGAGCTTTCAATGGTGCTTTATAAAGTACCTGGTAAATGAATTCATCAATGATGTCCCAAAGCCACTGGTTGGGAAGTTCCAGTGGAACAGGCCCATCAGCATCTGTTACAAATAATAACAACTTATAGGTACCTGAATTTATGTTTCTTGCACAATATGATGTAGTTATTCTAAATTCTAGAGGAATCATTTCCCTCAATCTATCTTAAGCTGAACTTAAATTTCACTTTCAAAATTAGCAAATCCTCTTTCACCACAACTTAAGGTTTCATCAAAAttaaactaaatgaaaaaaaaaaactagataaATTCCTTTAAAATGACAGATCCCATCTGAAATATTAACCAAGTCTAGAACTAAAAGATCCCACTATCACTATCATgtttatcacaaaaaataacGGTATAATGTATAACGGAATGTGaccaaggaaaaaaacccatccTGGTTTGTTGGTAGCACTCAGTATACAACAAGGGATCTGTACTATTAGTTCAATCATAAATACATACTCAGGATATAGTTGAACAAATTGCAGTAGTTGTAGTAAGACTCAAACCGCTGCTCAAGAGATGGTCCATTCTGCAAAGATCCAATCCAATAATACAAACAGACCTTACTCTGTCCACATGAGGCAAGGGTCTCTCATACACAAACCCCCACCCACACTATGCAGCAACCTGTAATCCAACAAGGGTTAACACAAATCTTGAAACTCATTTAAGAAACGTACCAATCTACAGCTTACCTGAACACGAGCATACACATGTCTGTAGTAAAGCTCTTTGTAAAGGATCAGGAAAACTTGATCTGCACAGAAAAGTAAATGATGTGTAGTGACATTATACAAAAATTGTCATACCATTCTTTGTACTTTTGGTGCAAATGTTAAGTGTTCATACTAACAGCATAAAGTTTCTAGAAATTTAAGTTTTGcaaaagagggggggggggtactttttttatgcaaaagaGGTAAAACAGTGGAAATAAAAGCTAAATGTACATATAATGAATTTTCAAAGTGTATTTTGCTGGTTGTTTCAGACAGTAAATTTGTGGATTAatcagtgtatgtgtgtcagtgCATAAATATGAAAGTAAATGAACTTACACATATGCCTACAGATTGACAACATGGATATATGTCAAAAGCATACTTGTTATAATGGTATCaaggaaaataacaaatgaaagtaCGTCAGCATATGCAATGCACATACTTCCTTGAGTAACTAACCATTTCCTACTATGGGAGCAATGACTTCAGCCTCTGGCCAAGGAGAATTCTTGAAGAAGCGATCAGTCAGTTTGTTAAACCTGCCACCGACAATGTTGAGTTGctctatgtttaaaaaatattatatgcaTACCTATAAACTACCCTATCAATTTAACaccattattttcaaacaatggTTCATGAACCAATCTGATCACTGTTGTATTTTGTCTATATTTACACTTGCACTTATGAAGGTAACAATTTACATAGCATATATGTGAATGTTTGCGAAATATGCATTGCAAGAAAGAAACAGTTTACATTCTTGAATCagatattcaaaacaaaaacaatcaaactaAATTCTCAGCATACCCATTTTCATAGCAATTTTGCACTTCAAAGAGATTTTGTTCATTGATACACTTTTGTGTAAAGAGCAGGAAGTTCTTGATAACTTCAGGCACAATGTAGCTGCTCTGGTACTGGCGCTCATACTCCAAGTCTTGTCTTGGATCTCCTGCATTGAGAATTTCAAGAGTCTGTAAATGCTACATAGAATGTGGCAGAATATTCAATAtcaataactaaaataaaacataatcagACAAATGACTTGGccttttctttacctttcagTTGTTGGGGAGGAAGGTGTTAGAACCAACACATTTTTTCAGAGCAAATTATTTGTCTGGATCGTACGATGTCTCCTTTCCCTTGCTGTCTTACTTTActcaaccctctatggagtttGGTACCCAATTTTGATGGTTGGGTTAATTGGGGGAAGTTTGCCACAAAAATACTGAACCAGCACGGTGCCTAGTTTGGGGGCCAGTTCTAACCATTATTTGGTTTTTCCTctgacaaacaaagaaaaactaatgTGGTGCACACATATCAGGAATTGCAAAGACAGCCTTGAAGGAAGGCAACGATAAGAGGAAGCAGACAGAGAATAGATGGGAAAACAGTAGAGCAGGAAGGTCTTTCATTTAGCAGATTCCAGAGTATTAAAGTGAACTGAATGCTGAAAAAGCTAGATGCAGGGAAACAAGAATTACATTGAAATTGCTAATGTGACTGCAATCAATGATGAGCTTGTACTTGCCAAAGTCACAAAAATcatattacaaatataaaacaatcatATTTTTCCAAAGTGCCATATTTCctgaaaatgcagaaaaattGCTTGAGTAAACAAATTTGTCATTTTGGTTTCTTAAATATTGATAGGAAAAGGACCTCTCAGTGAAATGGCTTTTGGGAGCAGGCATCTTCATGCTTCAGCCAAATCATGAGCATTAATAACGGTTCATGGTTGACTGGTTTTTAATGTAAAGCAAAAACATAAAAGGCGGCCGGAGTCAAATGGTCCCAGCTATGTCCATTTCATTCCAGGCTCAAAAGACGAATTGATCACCGATGACAAAAGTATCTGAACAAAACTGGTTGCTTGGCAATACACATGCAAAGAACATATCTTACAATGGagaataaatatgatttttccatgtaaacaatcttttaaataaaagaaagtcatcattttattgtgaacttgtatttttttacttttttgcctatttttattacatacagAGGTGTCACTGTTCAGGTACTCATTTAGCACATACTACATAAGTGTACTGAGACCACTGTGATATCTATTACCAAGTGGTCCTTTTTGCTTAGTAAAATGGCAGCTAAACTTATCTGCATGGCTCTTTAGGcaatatttgatgttaacaaCTAATTACGTCATTGGTGATACCTTCATCTTTTGGGTCTGGGACAATTTGACTTTTTATTGTTGGGATAAAATGGTCTTATCTGAGATAGAGATGATTTGACTTGGGCTGTGGGCCAATTTAAGTGGGGCAAGAGGACTAGTGACTGTATAGACTGGTTAGGTGAGGTTCGGACCAGGAATTATTGCtagattaagaaacagctggaCACATTTAAgcaagcaaattatttttttcatccaaaATCAGAGTGATAGATGAGTAGCATCTGTTAAAATTGGAATGCGTGAACTTATCACCTACTTCTAAGTAAAAGTAGTTTcaatttttaacattaacaacaaTTATCATTGCACATACCAGTATGTGTCTCATATTCTGATCCTCCATAGTAAGCATATGGATCATACTGCAACAGAAATACAACACGGACTTAAGACACATGCTActtcaataaatataaaaggtaATGATCACATAGTACATATGGGAAGTGAGTAGTAAGGACTGATTGACTCCAACAGCATCATTCTACAATGAGCGGTATTCTCAACATCAATATAAAGCACCATGAAAAACAGAGGACCACATAATGTACTATCAGTGATGATGTGTGTCTGAAAAATCCCTACGAAGTATGCAGTTCACTGTATAGAATTTTGAAAGCATAATTAAAGTTGACTCGGTTAATAGATTTGAGAACATGTAGGCATCACATATGAAAAGTTGTGTTGTGTCTTCTCTTCTCTATGCCTTTCATCTTCCCCAGTGTGTTAGGAACCACTTGCTGGTGGATTTTCCTGAGAAATTCCCTGGTTGCTAACCCATTAAAGCTTTGAATCTGCACTCCATActttgaaacacaaaacaaccagAACCTTCTAGTAACAGAGTTATCAGAACACTTCCAGAGAGGTAGGTCCTGCTTTTGTAACAACCGCTTCATGACTGGTGGTGTGCACTTGTACACTCACACTTCAATTGCATATCATGTACACCAGTGCGAACATACTGATCTACATTTGCTTGAcgcttttaattttaattgctaAAACTAAGATAAACCTGACTTGTGAGCTTAAATCAGTGCGATTAGAAGACTTATGCaaataaatatggaaaaaaagacaacgtACGATCtctaaaaaatcattttatgctTTTGCTCGTGCCTTAAGGACTGACAGTCTAATAACAGCTTAAAATCCTCTCTTGTACAGCCAGCCTTATTGGTCTGTTGCATGGCTACTTGATCGCAGATTAATTTAGACTTATTCAGGACAATCGGCATATCCAATACTAATTTTGAGGGCGATGATGATTATGCTACCCACGAACTCGCCATCtggctgaatttttttttaaaaagtgggaTTTAAGTTACCACCACATGACACTGAATTAAATCAAAATGCCTTAACTGCAAATAATATGTCTCATTCTgggtttataaaaataaaaatctaaatattAGTACTCACGTCTGCCTCTATTTCCGAGTTTGCCCACATGCCTGACATGTTTGACGACTAGCAAGATGGCGAAGGTTTCATTAAAACGATCTTCAACAAGCAAGAGTTCTAGACTTAGGCATTGCCTCCCTTGTATTGACGAACGCCTATTGCAGTCGGCAACACGCCGCACGTTGAATAAAAAGGAGGCAAAGGTcacttgatatttattttaattgttttatttttattcttcaagAGCATTGCTATTCATTTTGAATTTATCATTGAAATCAATCGGATTTTCGAAATTGTTGATTCGATTTACTGAAAGTGTTAGTCAAGTGCTGTACGTTTCTGTGAATGTACACAAACATATGAAGGTGTATCTGTATAATTATGTATTCGTTGCCtctcccccttttctctctttccaaaaAGGTGCAATCATCGCAAACGAATGCATTTCAGATCTCTGTATACGCTGACTCAAATTGTTCTCTTAAAATTTTGGGCTTGTTTTCTTCGATCCGTGTATTCCGCTTTTTCGAAAACTTCATTTAATTCCTTATGTCTTCGTGTCTCTTTGAGTCAGGTTCAAAAACTCATTTCTTTCGCTAGCTTATCCGATATCGTGTAATAGGTATGTTGGTTAGTTTCATTTTCCCTTCACTTTTCAACCACGTCTAGTCTTgcgttttactttttattgacCTGTTTTTAGTTTATCCCTATTCATTTTTAAACCACTGTTTATGCATTAATATGTTGCTACATTAAAACCTAGGGTAGGTTTGAGCACAGACTTATATaagatattagttcgtggtttgaGCTCATTCCGTCTCGAGTTACTGAGCTACACTGATCGAAAAGGAGTGCTTACATAAGTTGGTCAAGCGATATTTTGCGAGAGAGGCTAAGTTACAGTGCCTTTGTGTTGTACACAAGAGGAGAAGGAAGTCGAGTATACGTAACTTGTTAGTGAACAcgtgatgtttgtgtgagtgtgcgtaTTGCTgtctgtgattgtgtgtgttgctctgtAAACCAGACTCGAACTAGTGCATGACTATGTAGTTTGATAGTAATTTGATACAGTAGTGTGATATATTAGGTGGATTCAGTAGCTTGATAGTAGTTTATGTCGAGAGCACTGcgcgcatatgtgtgtgttttcgtgcgCACTTGCCCTGTGTGGTCTGTGTTGGTCTCCGAGTTCgcgtgtatttatttttgttttacaacagaaagtttcttttcacGATTCTCCAGCGTCAGCTATAAACTCAAACAGTCGAAGCAGAGCATAAAAAGCATTTGAGCAACGTATGTGTGACTGTAGACATTGCCATGCAGTGAGAGACGAAGCTGGGTCCCCGGAACATCACAGTGTTCTTCATCGGAAACCCAGACTTGACATCGTAGACACGCCCGCTCATTGTCCTGTCCAGTAGGGTCGACATATGACAGCAGCTCTGCCATCACGACCTGACCCTGCGAATGACGTCACGATGGTACTCGGGACACTACTGAGCCGCCAGGTGGCGATGGGATCGTTATCGGCGACGTGATAACACGTGAAGGCTCCGATCGGCATTTACCTGCACGCAGTCGAACCTGCGTGCGATACTAAAGAGCCACCGCAGGGTTAGGACAACAGGTATTTCCTCTGAGCCGCCGTGAACATCAGGTGAGCAGTGTGATTGTTGGTTTCAGCGAACTTTTACaagcaaacataaatataagTAAGTTTCATTCTTAGCAACATCCCTGTTTCAGTAGTTCTTATAATCCATTGTACACTTGAGAATCGTGTAGTCCTCTCATCCCTGGGATGAGGGAATGAAAAGCTAGAAACATTTCAGCTGCAGCCTGGTGTTTAGTAGATCAGAAACAATTCATAACATAAGAGTGATATTTTTTCTGAGGGATCTAATATACTCGAACCATTGCCAGAAACCATTTTTGTGCCATCTCAGTAACCCATCGCGGAAACATTTTAAGCACCGTTTTGGCGAGCAGCCATATTGTCAGTATTTCCCGTTGTGATTATGGCTCCCTTTGTTGTTTTCGACGAGGATTACCTGACCGCCCCAAGCCCCACCACCCCAATCTTTGCTTCCTCCACAGTGACTGACCAGAGTCAAGAGTTCAATGGGTGTTCACAGTGGGGAGCACAGGTTGTGAAAAGTTTTCACTGGCCATCAGGGGCACATTATTTCCTTTCGCGTACCTGACAGACTCACCAAATGAAAGCTTGATGTATCacagaagtttttaaaaaagtttcaatgAAATATAGCATCGAAGTTGAAGCTTGATACACcacagatgtttttaaaaaccctcAGTGAAATATACCATAAAAAGTGGAGCTTGATATAACACAGGGGTGAGAAACGGGGTTTAAAGTACAGGTAAAAACTGATTAATAACAACGGACAATCTTTTCTTAACAGGACTGAGCTCAGATACCGATAAGTCACCTTCAAGATGAGACCTCTGCTCATCCTAGCGGCTTTGCTGGCAACAGGTAACAATAGGTTGTTTTACTCTTCATGATGCCATGTATGGTATtgtttgtacgtgtgtataTGAATG contains:
- the LOC112576538 gene encoding eukaryotic translation initiation factor 3 subunit L-like — encoded protein: MSGMWANSEIEADYDPYAYYGGSEYETHTGDPRQDLEYERQYQSSYIVPEVIKNFLLFTQKCINEQNLFEVQNCYENGFNKLTDRFFKNSPWPEAEVIAPIVGNDQVFLILYKELYYRHVYARVQNGPSLEQRFESYYNYCNLFNYILNADGPVPLELPNQWLWDIIDEFIYQFQSFTMYRSKLGKKSEDEIEFLRTNPKIWNVHSVLNVLHSLVEKSNINRQLEVYANGGDPDSVAGEFGQNSLYKMLGYFSLIGLLRLHSLLGDYYQALKVLENIDFNKKNLYSRVPTCQMTTFYYVGFAYLMMRRYQDAIRTFSNILLYIQRTKQMFQSRTQLYDQITKNNDKMYTLLAICLVLHPMRIDESVHSQLREKYADKMLRMQKSDLQEFETCFSFACPKFLSPVPPNYDALADSFPKEPFKLQLRVFLEEVQQQIQIPTIRSYLKLYTTLPISKLAAFMDEPEDKLRMQLMCFKHKMKNLVWTKGTSGLEGEFQSASEVDFYIDGDMIHIADTKVARRYGDFFIRQIHKFDEITRTLQQATY